From Rhododendron vialii isolate Sample 1 chromosome 10a, ASM3025357v1, the proteins below share one genomic window:
- the LOC131303684 gene encoding uncharacterized protein LOC131303684, which produces MKINTMRRCMSCILPFGSLEVIRIVHSNGRLQEIHGTSIQAADLMDSHPNHVLKTPLLTPTPDGVRRKIVSVPPEAELQRGKIYFLMPAKSRSMRKKQRAIPGNSNDRYLKEILSGRVPRPRDGRRGCGSAWRPGLESIWET; this is translated from the coding sequence atGAAGATCAACACCATGAGGAGGTGCATGTCGTGCATTCTTCCATTCGGATCACTCGAGGTAATCCGAATCGTACACTCCAACGGCCGCCTCCAAGAGATACATGGCACGTCAATCCAAGCAGCCGATTTGATGGACTCTCACCCAAACCACGTCTTGAAAACACCCTTGTTAACGCCTACCCCCGACGGCGTTCGCCGGAAAATCGTGTCCGTGCCGCCGGAGGCAGAGCTTCAACGTGGCAAGATATACTTCCTGATGCCAGCCAAGTCTCGGTCGATGAGGAAGAAGCAAAGGGCAATCCCCGGTAACAGTAATGATCGGTATTTGAAGGAGATTTTGTCGGGAAGGGTGCCGAGGCCGAGGGACGGGCGGCGGGGGTGCGGCAGCGCGTGGAGGCCCGGTTTGGAGAGCATTTGGGAGACATGA